DNA sequence from the Candidatus Paceibacterota bacterium genome:
ATTCGGATTAGTGACAAAAGATGCAGTATGCCTCCATTTGCGTTTTTGTAGTTCAAGGTGCAATTCAAAAAATTTATTGAAGTTTTTAATTTTTGAATATCGGCCAACTGCCGCGATCCTCCTTTCTATTGAAGCATCAACCGCGCTGGGATCGGTAAAGATGCTCGCCACCGGGTTTGGAATAACATAACTATTCTTTATTTTACTTTTAACAACCAGCTCTTCCACGGTCTTCTTGCACAACCCTGATGGGAAAATTATTTGTGTAGAATTTTTTACTACCGATTTCTCCATCGACAGAAAAAGTTTCTTTAATTTTTCCGGATAATGTTCCGTCTCTTTTGACAAAACTCCCGAATACCACAAGATCACGGGAATCTTTTCCTTTTTGGCGGCTATAGATATAAGCCAAGGCATATAGTATGTTCCGCTAAGTAGCACCGCATCAGGGCGAGTTTCATTCAGAATGTTTCTGATAATCTTTATGGGCTCTTTGTAGATATTTTCGACATCTTTAAGTGTATTATTGTGTTTTAGCACATCCATTAACGGCAAATGATGAATGTTTACAATATGATGGTCGAATATTTCCGGATCAAAATGCCTGAAAAGTGCCGGGCCTTTCATGTATATCCGGCTGGTCAATTCCAATCCGATGAACTCATAGTCGAGTTTGTATAGATAATTCACCAAATTGAGGTTAGATGAAGTGATCCCTCCTACATTGTCTCGCGTTAAGTTAATTGCTATTTTCATATTTTGTTTTTATCATTATGCTCTAATAATTTCTCGGCTGGGGAGATTCCGCCAAGGGCTTCGTGCGGAAAATAATTCCAAGCATCGGTTACCAGCTCAAGAACATTGCTTAATTCAGAAGCATCTCCGCCACGATCAAACATGGCTACGACTTTCATCATATCGTCGTTATCATCTTCATGAAAAATAACATCTCGAACATGATCCAGAGTAAAATCACTCTCGGTCTCTTTGAGCATATCCACGAGCTCCTGCTCGATTTCTTTCCGGCGTTCTAAAATTTGCTGTTTTGATTCGGTTTGCATAAAGTTAAACTTTTGGTTCCTCTTTTTTCTCGGCCTTAGCTTTTAATTCTGCCTCAAATTCACTATCTGCTAAAAATACGCCCCATATCTCAAAAATAAATCTATCGATATCTATCGGCT
Encoded proteins:
- a CDS encoding glycosyltransferase, giving the protein MKIAINLTRDNVGGITSSNLNLVNYLYKLDYEFIGLELTSRIYMKGPALFRHFDPEIFDHHIVNIHHLPLMDVLKHNNTLKDVENIYKEPIKIIRNILNETRPDAVLLSGTYYMPWLISIAAKKEKIPVILWYSGVLSKETEHYPEKLKKLFLSMEKSVVKNSTQIIFPSGLCKKTVEELVVKSKIKNSYVIPNPVASIFTDPSAVDASIERRIAAVGRYSKIKNFNKFFELHLELQKRKWRHTASFVTNPNADLKTMPKTIETLPSMTAEGLKKFYLSQGLIVCPSTFETFGNVPMEAACLGIPVLVSDTMGCAEVLKKVGLANMVMPFDDIGKVADRVQELCGQSILPRQLNALKRILDNNFVSEEIRAVLDNTAKRNNCVK